The DNA region CCGGGGCGACCCAAGTGGGACGACGTTTTTCTGGACTTTGTCACGCTTTATCCAAGGTAGAGAGTTAGATTTAATGACGGATATTTCGACGAATAATTTGTGTTCTTAATTTCAGGAAAGCGGTAACATTGTTCAGTTGTGGACCAAAAGGCCTCACCAAAGAGTTGAAAAGTCTTTGTAGGCGCTATCGAAAGCATGGCTGTAATTTTAGTTACTTCCACGAAGGATTCGGATAAAAGTATTAACTGTGTATGTTTTCAGTATCGTTCatgtgtatttatttatttaactgCCACTAACAAGGCTGCAAGCCTCTAAAAATCTATAGTATTGTTAAGTTTCTTCAGAACTTGCTTTAAAAAGTAGATCATTTCACAGCTTGAAAGATTTCCTGCTCGTAAATATCCATGAATAGTTCGttgaaaaatagcaatttttgcTAGAGCCAGCTTCATCTAAACGTTgcatttaaatgtattttgaaaagagttgtagaacaaaataaaataaattttacctcGCAAAGTGTCACGGACTGCACAGCCTTCAGGTTGTGAACATGTTGATAGTGATTCGTGTACTCTTTTTTTCCTTCGAAAGAAATCTACGCCAGAAATGTACAAATCAATACTACGTTACTACGTAATATTATTCATTTTTACTCACGCCACAACACTCGATCGCCCCATGCTGAAAAGGTTCCGTTGGCAGGGAAATGAACCGTTGCAAAAGCTTCACCACGTCGTCCCGAACACTTTCCAAAGTGTACAGAAATAAACTACGGTACAGTTCTTTGTGCAGCAATAACGAATCAAACTCATCCAGAAATTTTCTCGATTGTTTAATCACCTCGTCCCtctatttaaaagaaaaaaaaaatgtaagaataaattcttgaaaactttttaccttaaaatcagCTTAATACCATAAGTTCAATTCGCTGATCCGGAAGACTTGCGCTTTCGACTACCATCTTCTTCAAACTTTAAGAACCAATTGCTTGATCCCACCCAGTAGGAGAAGTCAATCAACTGGCTAGTGCTCAGAGATCCCGTGACTCATTGGATGAAATTCTCGTTGAAATCAGCAGCCTTCTCGACCAttttatttctgtatttttataaaaaatgtaagGCCATTttgttgaggtttttttttatatttaaaacatatcaagcaATTTagcaatagagcaattctctaccaaaaccggaaatggattttatttttattttttcatttggctcaaactttgtgggggccttccctatgaccaaataagctattttgcgtcattggttcacccatacaagtctccatacaattttggcagctgtccatacaaaaatagtatgtaaatattcaaacagctgtaacttttgagtgaattttctgatcaatttggtgtcttgggcgaagttgtaggtattgttgaggactatcgagaaaaaaataggtaccgtcagtgggggtgactatgggtcaaataacgatacacctctcgaaatttcttaataacaataacaatttaaataacatcgaaaatcttttaacgtagatttgttcttagatagtttactaacattttcccaaaatatggtggattttgataaacactaccttaaatggcaATAGtgtgaaaattgacccaatctcaccccttagagggggtgacattgggtcaaatgaaactaaaatgatgctcaaatacaacgatatggtaaaaacaagtcatccaacagcgtttcttgttcgagggaatcgtattgacaccccgcataaacgagaaccttaaaaaaactttttgttaaatggttttctcaccatttcagagatcgtaaccactatttgaaaaatggtaggaaaaccttaaaaataccatatcggaaatggtaccctaccatttttcataaagttcgaccatctgaattgagggtggttagcaacggtaaccttaaaaattcccgaacaacgtttcgtcaaattaccatttgtgtaatggtaaaaataaagtcaattttcgcgaaaaagcgacctttttcccccggtttttactgtttgagaaatggtttttaaatagtattttaaggtttttcttacaatttttaaccttgcgtctactattttagaaagggtttgtaaatggttttttaagatttttcttgctatttttacctagcgctactattttggaaatagttttcatatggtTATTAAAGGTTAATTCTATAATTTCCTGCAGTTCCactatttgcaaaatagttttgaaatggtTATTTAAGGTTTATCCATAAATTTTCGACCTGTTTTTACTATTTGATAAATGATTATTAAATGATAAA from Culex quinquefasciatus strain JHB chromosome 3, VPISU_Cqui_1.0_pri_paternal, whole genome shotgun sequence includes:
- the LOC6043436 gene encoding uncharacterized protein LOC6043436 codes for the protein MVVESASLPDQRIELMRDEVIKQSRKFLDEFDSLLLHKELYRSLFLYTLESVRDDVVKLLQRFISLPTEPFQHGAIECCGISFEGKKEYTNHYQHVHNLKAVQSVTLCEMKLALAKIAIFQRTIHGYLRAGNLSSCEMIYFLKQVLKKLNNTIDF